One genomic window of Aliiroseovarius sp. M344 includes the following:
- the yghX gene encoding YghX family hydrolase → MKRKSASDFDPRLLELYDGYVHGKMTKRQFLTNATKYAAAGVTAAALLESLQPNYALAQQVAPDDPAIETEVVEYESPDGHGTIKGLMAKPAGATGLLPAVLVVHENRGLNPYIEDVVRRTAKAGFLAFGPDGLTPLGGYPGNDDDGRTMQKELDGGKLMEDFFAAFEFLVGHEGSTGKVGAVGFCYGGGVCNALAVAYPNMAASVPFYGRQPDAADVPEINAPLLIHYGELDERINAGWPAYEEALMAAGKTYEAHIYAGVNHGFHNDTTPRYDEAAATLAWDRTLAHFNKYLV, encoded by the coding sequence ATGAAACGTAAAAGTGCTTCCGATTTCGACCCGCGTTTGCTTGAACTTTACGACGGCTACGTGCATGGCAAGATGACCAAACGCCAGTTTCTGACCAACGCGACGAAATATGCCGCGGCTGGAGTAACGGCGGCTGCGCTTTTGGAAAGTTTGCAACCGAATTATGCGCTAGCCCAACAGGTGGCGCCGGATGACCCCGCGATCGAGACCGAGGTTGTTGAGTATGAAAGCCCGGATGGTCACGGCACGATCAAAGGCTTGATGGCCAAACCGGCCGGCGCGACTGGCCTGTTGCCTGCGGTACTGGTTGTTCACGAAAATCGTGGTCTCAATCCTTATATCGAGGATGTAGTGCGGCGCACCGCCAAGGCTGGTTTCCTTGCCTTTGGTCCGGACGGTTTGACGCCCCTCGGCGGCTATCCCGGCAATGACGATGACGGGCGCACGATGCAAAAAGAGCTGGATGGCGGCAAGCTGATGGAAGACTTTTTCGCGGCGTTCGAGTTTCTGGTGGGCCATGAAGGGTCAACCGGCAAAGTCGGTGCCGTTGGCTTCTGCTACGGGGGCGGCGTGTGCAATGCGCTGGCCGTGGCGTATCCCAACATGGCAGCCTCGGTGCCGTTCTATGGCCGCCAACCAGACGCTGCCGATGTACCCGAGATCAATGCACCGCTTCTCATTCACTATGGCGAACTGGATGAGCGCATCAATGCTGGCTGGCCCGCCTATGAAGAGGCTTTGATGGCAGCGGGTAAAACGTACGAAGCTCATATCTACGCGGGTGTGAATCACGGTTTTCACAATGACACCACTCCCCGCTATGACGAGGCCGCCGCAACACTGGCATGGGACCGCACGTTGGCGCATTTCAACAAGTATTTGGTGTAA